The following proteins are co-located in the Flectobacillus major DSM 103 genome:
- a CDS encoding cbb3-type cytochrome c oxidase N-terminal domain-containing protein, whose translation MKRISILLTLCLASFSMLAAETTNNSFLPSIKSGQELFLISLLGIMTMICLVIVVVTLNLNGQIRNLIKPKVEVSDEYEKAMQNRTFWQKLWSLKPIAFEKDQMLEHQYDGIAELDNPTPPWFMYLFYITIVVAVVYMFGYHIVGNGQIMNNEYSEEVAIAEKAREEYMKKFANSVNEDNVKALTEVKALEDGKKIYTQNCVACHGANGEGVVGPNLTDEYWLHGGTIKNLFHTITEGVPEKGMISWKKSLNPIQIQQVSSYILSIQGSKPANAKEPQGEKMVAETASTK comes from the coding sequence ATGAAGCGAATATCTATTTTACTCACGCTATGTCTGGCATCGTTCTCGATGTTGGCCGCAGAAACAACAAACAATTCCTTTTTGCCAAGTATTAAATCTGGCCAAGAGCTATTTTTGATTAGCCTTTTAGGAATTATGACCATGATTTGTTTGGTAATTGTAGTGGTAACACTCAATTTGAATGGACAGATTCGTAACTTAATCAAACCTAAAGTAGAGGTAAGCGACGAGTACGAAAAAGCCATGCAAAACCGTACTTTTTGGCAAAAGCTTTGGAGTCTTAAACCTATTGCTTTTGAAAAAGACCAAATGCTTGAACACCAATACGATGGCATCGCCGAACTCGACAACCCTACACCCCCTTGGTTTATGTATTTGTTTTATATTACCATTGTAGTAGCGGTAGTGTATATGTTTGGCTATCATATTGTTGGAAATGGACAAATCATGAACAACGAGTATTCGGAAGAGGTAGCTATTGCCGAAAAAGCAAGAGAAGAATACATGAAAAAATTTGCCAACTCGGTAAATGAAGATAACGTAAAAGCTCTTACAGAAGTAAAAGCACTAGAAGATGGTAAAAAGATTTATACCCAAAACTGTGTGGCTTGTCATGGTGCCAACGGCGAGGGGGTGGTTGGGCCAAACCTTACCGATGAATATTGGTTGCATGGTGGTACTATCAAAAATCTTTTCCATACTATTACTGAAGGTGTACCCGAAAAAGGGATGATTTCATGGAAAAAATCGTTGAATCCTATTCAAATTCAACAAGTTTCAAGCTACATTCTTTCTATTCAAGGGTCTAAGCCAGCAAATGCCAAAGAACCTCAGGGCGAAAAAATGGTAGCCGAAACTGCTAGTACAAAGTAA